The sequence ATGCTCGCCGCTCTGGTTGCCGTGCCGGTCATGGCACGCGGTGGTGATTTGCGTGATCCCGCCCCGGACGATTCGAAGGCGGCCGCGAACATCTCCGTGCCGTCCGCCCCGTCGCCGTGGCGGGTGGGGGCCAGCTACGCGCCGTTCCTAGGCCTGAAAACCACGTTCTCAGGCCTGGGCCGGTTCAACAGCCCCTTCACTCCGCAGCCGCTGGGGGGCGGACAGAACCGCGACTACGATGATGGCTTTGTCCACGTCGATTCGAGCGGTCCGAACAGCGGGGGAACGTGGAACTGGGGGTATCAGAACAACAGCCAGTACAACCCGGCCGGAGACGGTTCGATCAGTTTCTCGATCACCAACAGCCAGTCCAACGCGAGCGCGGAGGAACGGAACGGTGCCCAGGGCTTCGAGCTCATGGCCTACCGGGATCTCGGCCCGATCGAGTGGGCCACGGTGTCGGCTCGGAAATCCACTTGGGGTCTCCGCGGGGGCTTTCAGTATGGTCGCGTGGAAGTCGGCAACCACGACTTCCTTTCCGCCAGCGCGGTGACGACCACGGATACGTTCGGCCTCGGCGGTTCGTCGCCGGCGGGAGCGCCGTATTCCGGTTCCTTCAGCGGGTGGGGAGTGGTGCTCGATGACAATCCGACCCGCACCACCACGTCCAACGGCCAAGCGATCGTGAGTGGCACCCGCGATCTGGAATCGGATCTCTTCATCGCGAACTTCGGTCCGTATTTCCAGATCCCGGTGACGGATCATTTCGACGTCACCTTGGAAGCGGGAGTGAGCCTCGCGGTGGCCTCCGGTTCCTACGACTACCTTTCGTCCACCTCGCTCGGTGTGCTGGGCACCCAGGTCAGCCGCGGCAGCGGTTCGGACACCAGCTTCCTGCCGGGCCTCTATGTCGGGCTCAGCGGGATTTACCAGCTGAACGAGAAGTGGGCGCTCCAAGGTTCCGGTCGTTACCAGTACATGGAGTCCTTCGAGATCAGTGCCGGTGGCTCGCAGGCCGAATTGTCGTTTGATTCCGCCTTCGTGGTGTCGTTCGGCGTTCTCTATTCGTTCTAAGAACGACGGCTTTCCTCCAAGCGGGACGGGTAAACACCGGTCCCGCTTTTTTGGTTTTGAGGAAGCGACCGGGAGGAAAAATCCGATCGCAGTTCCCGGAGACCGGGAAGAAGAAAAAATAACCGCTGTGCCGTCCAGGCGAGGTGAGCCACGTTCCAGGAGCCCACTAGGTGGGGACGTCCGGTGTTGGTTGGTCGTCCTGTAAAGGCGTGACCTGATTGACCGGAGTAATGTCCCCGTGTTTATAGCATCGGTTCGGGCACGCTTGCCAGAGCGGACGCACACAGCAGTTGGTGGAATGCTACCGCTCGTCGTGCCGCTGGCAACCGAATTCAGTCGGTCTTTCCACCGTTTTTCGACGGACAGATTGCAACGTGAAAAGTTTGATGAATATGCGCACCCATGTCATTCGTCAAAGAAGGCACACCGCCCAAATCCCATGAAACCAAAACGTTTGTTTTCCCTCGCCACCCTGGCAGTCCTGACGGTCACCGGGTGCGACAAATCGTCCACGGGTGACCAGTCCCGTGCGGATCTCGACCGGCAGCTCCAGGAATCCCGCGACCGCGAAGCGGACCTGAAGAGCCAGCTTGAATTGCAGAAGCTGGATGCCGAGCGCGCCGCCCTCGATGCGGAGCGTCAGAAGATCGAGGAAGCGAAGGCCGACCTCGAACGCCGCAATCTTGACGCCCAATCCGCGGAAGCACAGCGGCTGCAGCAGCGCGAGGCCGATCTCGCCAAGAAGGAAGCCAACCTCGACGAGCGCGAGTCGGGCCTGGGGTCCCGCGAACAGCTTCTCAACGACCGCGAAATGGATCTGGCCGGCCGCGAGCCGATCCCCGAGCTCGACCCTACGCCGGATCTGCCGAACGAGGCGCCGGTGTCCGATTACAACGTCTTTTACGACCAGCTCGGCTCCAATGGCGACGGATCGTGGTTTGAAACGCCCGATTACGGCTATGTGTATCAGCCGACTGTGGTGATCCAGGATTCCTCCTGGCGTCCCTACACCCGCGGCCGCTGGGCGTGCAGCAATCGTGGCTGGACTTGGATGTCCGATGAGCCCTTCGGTTGGGCAACCTACCACTATGGTCGCTGGGCGCTGTGCCGTGGCCGCGGCTGGGTGTGGGTGCCGGGTGACGAGTGGGCTCCGTCGTGGGTGACCTGGCGTTCCGGTGACGATTGCATGGGCTGGGCCCCGCTGCCGCCGGAAAGCATGGGCTATCGCCGCCATGGCTGGGGCACCTCGGTGGAGGTGGACCTGAGCATCGGGGTGGGCTGGTTCACCTTCTGTGCGATCCGGGATTTCGGCAGGCCGCTGCGCTCGTATTGCTATCCCCTGAGCCAGAACCAGATGTGGTGGGGGCGCAGCCGGAACTGCACGAACATCACCTACGTCAACAACCAGTTCAACATCGGTGGCCCGAGCTGGCGCGATATCAATCGACGCCTCGACCGCCCGATTCCGTTCTATGAGCTGAATCTCGATCGCTACGATCCGAATCGGCGCAGCGGCAACTTCAATGCCCGGGCCGATGGCAACCGCCTCAATTTCTTCGCGCCGACCGTCAACGCGAATTGGAACGACGGCCTGCGGCCGAACCGCATCAAGGAACGCTGGAACGACGTCCAGATCGATCGTCCGGTGGCGCTGAAACAGGATGTGGCAGAGCGTTTCCGCGAAGCCCGTGAGGACCGCCAGCGCAAGGCGCAGGAAGCTATCCAGAAACTCGGTGGCCAGCAGGAGCTTCAGAAACAGCGCCTCGCCGTGCTTGAGCAGAACCGCAAGGAGGCCCAGGAGAAGTCCAAGGTGGTGTTCCAGGAGCGCCAGAAGGAGATCCAGGACCGCCAACAGCAGGCGCGGGAGGAGATGCTCAAGCGTCAGCAGGACCTCCGCGACAAGCAGGGGCAGGCCAAGGACGATCTCGCCAAGCGTCAGCAGGAGATGCGCGACAAGCAGGGGCAGGGCCGCGAGGACCTGAACCAGCGCCAGCAGGATCTGCGTGACCGCCAGCAGCAGGCAAAAGACGACGCCGAGAAGCGTCGCCAGGAAGCCTCCGACCGCCTGAAGGAAGCGCAACAGCAGCGTCAGCAGGGACAGCCGGATCGTAACGACGGCGGCAACCAGGCGGGCAACATGCAGGAGCGCCTCAAGCAGCAGCAGGAGGAGCGTCAGGCTGACCTTGCCAAGCGTCAGCAGGATCTCCGCGATAAACAAGAGCAGGCGAAGGACGACGCCGAGAAACGTCGTCAGGAAGCCGCCGACCGTCTGAAGGAAGCTCAACAGCAACGCCAGCAGGGGCAGCAAGGACAGCCGGGTCGCAACGACGGCGGCAACCAGGCGGGCAACATGCAGGAGCGCCTCAAACAGCAGCAGGAGGAGCGTCAGGCCGATCTTGCCAAGCGCCAGGAAGAACTCCGCCAGAAGCAGGAGCAGGCGAAGGACG comes from Luteolibacter sp. LG18 and encodes:
- a CDS encoding DUF6600 domain-containing protein, whose translation is MKPKRLFSLATLAVLTVTGCDKSSTGDQSRADLDRQLQESRDREADLKSQLELQKLDAERAALDAERQKIEEAKADLERRNLDAQSAEAQRLQQREADLAKKEANLDERESGLGSREQLLNDREMDLAGREPIPELDPTPDLPNEAPVSDYNVFYDQLGSNGDGSWFETPDYGYVYQPTVVIQDSSWRPYTRGRWACSNRGWTWMSDEPFGWATYHYGRWALCRGRGWVWVPGDEWAPSWVTWRSGDDCMGWAPLPPESMGYRRHGWGTSVEVDLSIGVGWFTFCAIRDFGRPLRSYCYPLSQNQMWWGRSRNCTNITYVNNQFNIGGPSWRDINRRLDRPIPFYELNLDRYDPNRRSGNFNARADGNRLNFFAPTVNANWNDGLRPNRIKERWNDVQIDRPVALKQDVAERFREAREDRQRKAQEAIQKLGGQQELQKQRLAVLEQNRKEAQEKSKVVFQERQKEIQDRQQQAREEMLKRQQDLRDKQGQAKDDLAKRQQEMRDKQGQGREDLNQRQQDLRDRQQQAKDDAEKRRQEASDRLKEAQQQRQQGQPDRNDGGNQAGNMQERLKQQQEERQADLAKRQQDLRDKQEQAKDDAEKRRQEAADRLKEAQQQRQQGQQGQPGRNDGGNQAGNMQERLKQQQEERQADLAKRQEELRQKQEQAKDEAEKRRQEAADRMKEQQQQRQKEQEQNARQQQMEQARQQQQEKLRQQQEDRQKQLEEQRQQQQERLKQQQDDRQRQMQERAQQQQQQAQEQARQAAQERAQQQQQDRLRQQQEQARQAAQERAQQQQEQARQAAQERAQQQQEQMRQQQQERQRQMEEARQAAQERAQQQQEQLKKQMEERQKQRNGGQ